TGTGGAGCAATATCGCTCATCTGTACGTGGAATCCCTGCAAAAGGCGCGCGTCAGCCGCCTGCGCAAGCCACGCCCCTTCCTGGTCAAGACGCTTGATGAAGAACGCGTGGGCCTGCCTACCATCAAGCTCGACCATCTGCTGAAAATGACGGACTCGACCGGCATCCTGCAGCATGCTCGCTTCTCGATTCCACACTTGGCCACGGGCTACTGCACCGACGACAATGCGCGTGGACTGCTGCTTGCCGTCCTGTTAGAGGAAGCCGGCGTGCAGCGGCCCGAGGTCACCGAGCTGGCGGTGCGTTGTGCGGCCTTTGTGGAATACGCCTTCAACGAACGCGCTCGCCGCTTCCGCAACTTCATGAGCTTTGACCGCCATTGGCAAGAGGAGGTTGGCTCGGACGACTGCCAAGGGCGGGTGTTGTGGGCACTCGGAGCCTGCATAGGGAGGTCACGCCATCGCCCCTTCCAAATGTGGGCCTTGCCGCTCTTTGAACGGGCGCTGCCGGTGATGCCCGAGCTCACCTCACCCCGGGCTTGGGCAACGGCGCTCTTGGGAATCAACGAGTATTGCCGCCACTTGCGGGGAGATCGCCGCGTTCATCAAGTGCGCTGCGAGCTTGGTGCGCGCCTGGTGCGCCTTTACAAGGAAAATGCTGCGCCTGACTGGCAGTGGTTCGAGCAGGTGGTGACCTACGACAACGGCAAACTTCCGCAGGCGCTCATCCAGGTGGGACGTTGGCTGCCGGACAAGGAAGCCCTGGAAATCGGCCTTGCCTCGTTGCGCTGGCTGGTGGAAGTCCAGACGGCCAAGGCAGGGCATTTCGCTCCCATCGGCTCCGATGGCTTCTATGCGCGCGGTGGCAAAAAGGCCCGATTTGACCAACAACCCCTGGAGGCGCAGTCTATGACTGCGGCCTGTCTGGAGGCCTATCTTGCCACCAACGACCTTTTCTGGTACGACGAGGCGCGCAAGGCGTTCGAGTGGTTCCTGGGACGCAACGACCTTGGCCTGCCTGTATACGACCCGAACACCGGCGGCTGCCACGACGCCCTGCACGTGGACAGGATCAACCTCAACCAGGGAGCTGAGTCCACTCTCTCCTTCCTGCTGGCTCTGACGCAGATGCGCCTGGTCGAGAGCACGCTGACGGCCTTCAACTCGCCCGCTGTGGGGGCCCTCGCCCCACCGATTGCGCGCCGTGCCCGCAGCAGCAAAAGCGCCGTCGCGAAGCAGAAGGTCGAGGACAGGGCCGGAGTCATGCCAGCAAAGACCGAGTGACGCGGGGCACGCGCCACCGCCCCCGGGAATGATTGCGCGGCATCGGTCTAATTAGCTTCCAATTCGCCCGCGCACATCTGTGCAGGCCGCGCAGCGAGCGCCGCTGCAGGACTTGCGGGGGCGAGGTCACTTTTTGCTTGCGTTTTTCTAACCGGTTGGGTATATTCGCGAAAAGGGAACGTGCTTGTAGAACGGTGGGCCGTAACATGTGGCAACCCTGGGCCGGGAGCGGAGAGCTGAGGCCTCGACGCTTGTGGAGCCGCTTAGGCTCGGCTAAGCCTGGGGCCACGGGCCTCGACCCGGAAAGTGCTGGTCCATGCCGATTTGGGGATAGAATCTACACACAACTATTGTGGGAGAAAGCCTATGCGTTGTATCATAGTACTGCTCTTGTGCGGCACAGTGGGCATTAACGGGCTGATTGCCGCAACCAGGCCAAATAGGGTCGTCATCAACGTGGATCTCGGGAAGGAGAAGATAAGCAAGTACATCTACGGCCATTTTGCCGAACATCTGGGCCACTGCATCTATGGCGGGTTCTGGGTTGGCGAGGATTCTCCGATCCCCAACACCCGGGGGATCAGAAACGATGTGATTGCGGCGCTCAAAGAGATCGCCCCTCCGGTCATACGCTGGCCCGGGGGGTGCTTTGCCGACACTTACCACTGGAAGGATGGAATCGGGCCCAGAGACCAGCGGCCCTGCATTGTCAATACCACGTGGGGGGGAGTGACCGAAGACAACAGCTTCGGCACCCACGAATTCCTTGACCTGTGTGAGCTCCTGGGTGCCGAGCCGTACATATGCCTGAATGTGGGCAGTGGGACGGTGCGAGAAGCTGCGGAGTGGGTGGAGTATGTGAACTCCGATGCACAGAGTCCCATGACGGAGCTGCGCAAGAAGAACGGCCGCGAACAGCCATGGAACGTCAGATTCTGGGCTGTGGGCAATGAAAGCTGGGGTTGCGGGGGAAACATGACCCCGGAGTTCTATGCCGACCTCTTCAAACAGTTCTCAACCTACTTGCGTTTCGGAAACCTCTACAGGGTGGCGAGCGGTGGAACCGATGCCGATTACCATTGGACTGAAGTCCTGCTCCAGAAGACGCAGAAGTATACGCACCTGATCCAGGGC
The Calditrichota bacterium genome window above contains:
- a CDS encoding glycosyltransferase, producing IVAAVPNVVYIVLGATHPNLIRREGESYRLSLERLARELGIKRHVIFYNRFVDIEELKEFLGAADIYITPYLNRAQITSGTLSYAFGCGKAVVSTPYWHAEELLADDRGVLVPFDDPKAIAREVVALLQDEPRRHAMRKRAYMLGREMVWSNIAHLYVESLQKARVSRLRKPRPFLVKTLDEERVGLPTIKLDHLLKMTDSTGILQHARFSIPHLATGYCTDDNARGLLLAVLLEEAGVQRPEVTELAVRCAAFVEYAFNERARRFRNFMSFDRHWQEEVGSDDCQGRVLWALGACIGRSRHRPFQMWALPLFERALPVMPELTSPRAWATALLGINEYCRHLRGDRRVHQVRCELGARLVRLYKENAAPDWQWFEQVVTYDNGKLPQALIQVGRWLPDKEALEIGLASLRWLVEVQTAKAGHFAPIGSDGFYARGGKKARFDQQPLEAQSMTAACLEAYLATNDLFWYDEARKAFEWFLGRNDLGLPVYDPNTGGCHDALHVDRINLNQGAESTLSFLLALTQMRLVESTLTAFNSPAVGALAPPIARRARSSKSAVAKQKVEDRAGVMPAKTE